In Pedobacter heparinus DSM 2366, the following are encoded in one genomic region:
- a CDS encoding DUF5017 domain-containing protein, with protein sequence MKHNQLKGKLVLLLVLFTISCKKNEVPQPSFDVKVPKSTYRVGEPVPFTFDGNPDFISFYSGQFGNDYAFSNGRIMDIKTFSMSFQTRLQAGGQNKQLSVLISSNYNGEKNISAVNSASWTDLTSSFSFSLTTLDYFSSGELNLSSIVTDKTKPLYVAFRYITLPQTTANGVYRNTVVRNFLFNTKTDAGTSVAMDQLSAGWSLLEEGPILESGRNSVNASSGLITLRGNITAAGKLVQTEIWAISKPVNLNAIDLGPDRGTAIKGISEPVPSVYNFTYTTPGTYKVVFSAANSRLYGEKSITKEANITITP encoded by the coding sequence ATGAAACACAATCAGTTAAAAGGAAAATTAGTACTTCTTTTGGTCTTATTTACAATAAGCTGCAAAAAGAATGAGGTACCGCAACCAAGCTTTGATGTAAAGGTTCCAAAAAGCACATATAGAGTTGGCGAACCTGTACCATTTACATTTGATGGGAATCCGGATTTTATCTCTTTTTACTCCGGGCAATTTGGCAATGACTATGCCTTTAGCAATGGTAGAATTATGGATATCAAAACCTTCAGTATGTCATTCCAGACACGGCTACAGGCTGGCGGACAAAATAAACAACTTTCCGTCCTCATCTCTTCAAACTATAACGGAGAAAAAAACATTTCAGCCGTCAACTCGGCTAGCTGGACTGACCTGACCAGTTCATTTTCATTCTCTCTAACCACTCTGGATTACTTCAGTTCCGGAGAATTAAACCTATCGTCTATCGTTACCGATAAAACTAAACCCCTTTATGTAGCATTTCGCTATATTACCTTACCCCAAACCACGGCCAACGGAGTTTATAGAAACACTGTCGTACGCAACTTTTTGTTCAATACAAAAACGGATGCAGGCACCAGTGTAGCCATGGACCAGTTATCAGCCGGATGGTCCTTATTAGAAGAGGGTCCGATTCTGGAATCGGGTAGAAATTCAGTAAATGCCAGCAGCGGGCTGATCACCCTTCGGGGTAACATCACTGCAGCAGGAAAACTCGTGCAGACAGAAATATGGGCTATCAGTAAACCGGTTAATTTGAACGCTATCGATCTGGGCCCCGACAGAGGTACGGCGATTAAAGGAATATCTGAACCGGTTCCGTCTGTTTATAATTTTACCTATACAACTCCGGGAACTTATAAAGTTGTGTTTTCTGCGGCTAATTCAAGATTATACGGAGAGAAATCTATTACTAAAGAAGCAAACATCACCATAACACCATGA
- a CDS encoding TonB-dependent receptor: MKFYKLLKHTAAYASLAGLSGSGSSPVKLNQANKTKWVMRIKLTCFLLLLGLIQVSAASFAQKVSLSLKNVTLANVLSNIKQQTGYNFLYNLDMLSKLPHIDIEVQNQQLTAVLEKCFANQPLTFVIEENTVIIKPKTADGRILAVEIKGRVTDPNGQPLPGVSVKLKGSNIGITTGSTGHYLIKVPDANGTLLFSYVGFVPLELNINGKTELNVILKEEQTRLDEVLVVGYGEVSRKDLTGSVGSVNMADIQKAPVRSFDEALAGRVAGVQVTSVDGQPGSNINIVIRGANSITGTNAPLYVIDGFPLEDSDNNAINPDDIESIEVLKDASATAIYGARGANGVIIITTKTGKEGTSSITYNGYYGQQEVLERMELFDSYEFVKYQSERYPGTVSDLYFNSSRPNLESYRLVPAADWQSKLFRVAPMQNHSLAVLGGTGKTKYSISGNILNQDGVMVSSGYNRYQGRFRLDQKVNDKLTVSGNVNYSALKKFGGSPVPESGSFQSSALMYSVWGYRPVVGNPNIDIEEESIDQDIDLVNDKRFNPLQNYQNQLREQYTNILNANAYAEYKWNAFKLKVSGGVTRSARRSDSFDNSLTGSGSPLTPQGIANGVNGGVSYLETNNYLNENTLSYSKTFAKRHKVSAVAGFTIQGRSSNGFGAYATLVPNELLGVSGLDEGSPKSISSNSTSNTLASFLGRINYSYRSRYLATLSFRADGSSKFAPGNKWGYFPSGALSWRISEEEFMKSLKFISDAKLRASIGATGNNRVSDFAYMSTLNLPNSAIYAFNNASVKGLIPTALGNINLIWETTVQSDLGLDLSLFKNRAILTVDLYRKTTKDLLLNANLPPSLGFARSYKNVGRVRNDGLEVSLETTNISNSKFTWSSQFNISFNRNKVLELTENQEALVSMINWETSYKSLPPYIAKIGQPIGMFYGLIWEGNYQYADFDQLPSGKYILKSEIPTNGNPREDIQPGDIKYKDLNGDGVADLSDYTIIGNPNPNFNFGFSNNFAYKGFDLGVFLQGAYGVDIMNTNRLVFEGFGRASQNMFATYINRWTPENQNNTYYRTLGYGPAAYSSRVVEDGSYLRLKTVSLGYKFPSKLLNKYSIKGLRLYCSAQNIYTWTKYQGYDPEVSAYDSALTPGFDWSVYPRARTLTFGLNLTL; this comes from the coding sequence ATGAAATTTTACAAGCTATTGAAGCATACTGCAGCGTATGCTTCACTTGCAGGTCTGTCGGGTAGTGGCTCTTCTCCCGTTAAGCTCAATCAAGCAAACAAAACCAAATGGGTTATGAGAATTAAATTAACATGTTTTTTACTGTTACTGGGATTGATTCAGGTAAGTGCAGCAAGCTTTGCACAGAAAGTAAGCTTATCACTAAAAAATGTCACATTAGCCAATGTCCTATCCAATATAAAACAACAAACGGGCTATAACTTTCTATACAATTTGGATATGCTCAGCAAGCTGCCGCACATAGATATAGAAGTGCAGAACCAACAGTTAACTGCAGTACTTGAAAAATGCTTTGCCAATCAGCCCCTCACCTTTGTGATTGAAGAAAACACCGTGATCATAAAACCAAAAACAGCAGACGGCCGGATTTTGGCCGTTGAAATTAAAGGGCGGGTAACAGATCCCAATGGTCAGCCGCTCCCCGGGGTAAGCGTAAAGCTAAAAGGAAGCAACATAGGGATAACAACAGGAAGTACGGGACATTACCTTATCAAAGTTCCCGATGCCAATGGTACCCTCCTGTTCTCCTATGTGGGATTTGTTCCCCTCGAGCTTAACATTAACGGAAAAACAGAACTGAACGTCATATTAAAGGAGGAACAGACCAGACTGGACGAGGTTTTAGTGGTAGGTTATGGTGAAGTCAGCCGCAAAGACCTGACAGGCTCAGTAGGTTCGGTCAACATGGCGGACATACAAAAAGCACCGGTACGTTCATTTGATGAGGCCCTTGCTGGTCGGGTAGCAGGTGTACAGGTAACCTCTGTTGACGGTCAGCCCGGTTCAAACATCAACATCGTCATCAGGGGCGCAAACTCCATTACCGGTACCAATGCCCCTCTATATGTTATTGATGGCTTTCCTCTTGAAGATTCCGATAACAACGCCATCAATCCCGACGATATCGAATCTATTGAAGTATTAAAAGATGCTTCCGCTACTGCCATCTATGGTGCACGGGGTGCCAATGGTGTCATCATTATTACTACTAAAACTGGTAAAGAAGGGACATCCTCCATCACCTATAACGGTTACTATGGGCAGCAGGAGGTATTGGAGCGAATGGAGCTTTTCGACTCCTACGAATTTGTAAAATACCAGTCGGAACGCTATCCAGGTACGGTTTCAGACTTATATTTTAACAGTTCAAGACCAAATCTCGAGTCTTACAGATTGGTACCGGCAGCAGACTGGCAAAGTAAATTGTTCAGGGTAGCCCCTATGCAGAACCACAGTTTAGCAGTATTGGGGGGTACCGGTAAAACAAAGTACTCCATCTCTGGTAACATCCTTAATCAGGATGGTGTGATGGTCAGTTCCGGCTACAATCGCTACCAGGGGCGTTTCCGCCTAGATCAAAAAGTAAACGATAAGTTAACCGTAAGTGGCAATGTTAACTACAGTGCCCTGAAAAAATTCGGGGGTTCACCAGTTCCCGAAAGTGGTAGTTTCCAGTCCAGCGCACTCATGTACAGCGTTTGGGGCTATCGTCCTGTAGTGGGTAATCCCAACATCGATATTGAGGAGGAAAGTATCGATCAGGACATTGACCTGGTTAATGATAAACGTTTCAACCCCCTTCAGAATTATCAGAATCAGCTTCGGGAGCAGTACACCAATATCTTAAATGCAAATGCCTATGCCGAATACAAATGGAATGCTTTTAAATTAAAGGTCTCTGGTGGTGTAACACGCTCAGCAAGGCGTTCCGATTCATTTGACAATTCACTTACCGGCTCAGGAAGTCCTTTAACACCTCAGGGAATTGCCAATGGTGTAAATGGCGGGGTATCTTATCTGGAAACCAACAACTATCTGAATGAAAATACCCTAAGCTATAGCAAAACGTTTGCAAAGCGCCATAAAGTGTCGGCAGTTGCCGGATTTACCATTCAGGGCAGAAGCTCAAATGGCTTCGGTGCCTATGCAACACTGGTACCCAATGAACTGCTTGGTGTATCCGGACTGGATGAAGGATCTCCAAAAAGTATCTCCTCCAATTCTACCTCCAATACACTGGCCTCTTTCCTTGGAAGGATAAACTATAGCTACAGATCCAGATACCTGGCAACCCTTTCTTTCCGGGCTGATGGCTCCTCTAAATTTGCTCCAGGCAATAAATGGGGATATTTTCCTTCAGGGGCCCTCTCCTGGCGCATCAGTGAAGAGGAATTCATGAAGTCTCTTAAATTCATTTCCGATGCCAAATTGAGGGCAAGTATAGGCGCAACCGGAAACAACAGAGTATCTGATTTCGCCTACATGTCTACCTTAAATCTGCCCAATTCGGCCATTTATGCATTTAACAATGCATCGGTTAAAGGTTTAATTCCAACTGCATTGGGAAACATCAACCTGATCTGGGAAACCACCGTACAGAGCGACCTTGGGCTCGACCTGAGCCTGTTCAAAAACAGGGCGATACTCACGGTCGACCTGTATCGGAAAACGACCAAAGACCTATTGCTCAATGCCAATTTACCACCCTCACTCGGATTTGCCAGGTCTTATAAAAATGTAGGAAGGGTGCGTAACGATGGATTGGAAGTCAGCCTTGAAACCACCAACATTTCAAACAGCAAATTTACCTGGTCCAGTCAGTTCAACATCTCCTTCAACCGCAATAAAGTCCTCGAACTCACTGAAAACCAGGAAGCCCTGGTTAGTATGATCAACTGGGAAACCAGCTATAAATCCCTTCCCCCTTACATAGCCAAAATCGGCCAGCCCATTGGCATGTTTTACGGACTGATCTGGGAGGGCAACTATCAATACGCAGATTTCGATCAACTCCCCTCCGGTAAATATATCCTTAAATCAGAGATTCCCACCAACGGAAATCCCCGCGAAGACATTCAGCCAGGCGACATCAAATACAAAGACCTGAATGGCGACGGCGTTGCCGATTTGTCCGACTATACCATTATCGGAAACCCTAACCCCAATTTCAATTTCGGCTTTTCCAATAACTTTGCCTATAAAGGCTTCGATCTTGGTGTTTTTCTGCAGGGAGCCTATGGCGTCGATATCATGAATACCAACAGGCTGGTGTTTGAAGGATTTGGCCGGGCTTCACAGAACATGTTCGCAACCTATATCAACCGCTGGACACCCGAAAACCAAAACAACACCTATTACAGGACCCTTGGATACGGACCTGCAGCTTATTCCAGCAGGGTTGTTGAAGATGGATCATATCTGCGCCTGAAAACGGTATCGCTCGGCTATAAATTCCCTTCAAAACTACTAAACAAGTATAGCATCAAAGGATTAAGGCTGTATTGCTCCGCTCAGAATATCTATACCTGGACCAAATATCAGGGCTATGATCCAGAAGTTTCCGCTTACGATTCGGCACTTACACCGGGCTTCGACTGGTCGGTATACCCCCGCGCAAGAACATTAACATTCGGTCTTAACCTTACTTTATAA
- a CDS encoding aminoglycoside 6-adenylyltransferase — MISRSEQKMMKLILDVATDHPEVRAVLLNGSRANPNVATDIFQDYDIIYVVKSLDPFLRDHTWIDVFGERMILQMPEDMELYPPAPELEGAFSYLMQFTDGNRIDLILVPVENLQHFLTDSLCKVLLDKDDMASLNALDAASDKSYLISRPSVRAFNDCCNEFLYTCAGLAKGIWREQLPYVNYLYYHVIQTALMQMMDWDIAFRHQFLVNPGKSGKFYKEYLEPEFYAELIQTYQTTDVKETWNSLFMTMELFQKIANNVTEQLGVAYPLDEHQRIADYLQHVKLLPKNSNKIYSL, encoded by the coding sequence ATGATCAGCAGAAGTGAACAGAAAATGATGAAATTAATTTTGGATGTTGCAACAGACCATCCGGAGGTTCGGGCCGTGTTACTGAACGGTTCCCGGGCAAATCCTAATGTCGCAACGGACATCTTTCAGGATTATGACATAATTTATGTGGTTAAAAGTCTTGATCCCTTTCTCCGGGATCATACCTGGATCGATGTTTTTGGTGAACGGATGATCCTTCAAATGCCTGAAGATATGGAACTGTATCCGCCGGCACCTGAGTTAGAGGGCGCATTTTCCTATTTAATGCAATTTACTGATGGAAACCGGATAGACTTGATATTAGTTCCGGTTGAAAACCTGCAGCATTTTCTTACAGACAGCCTTTGCAAGGTATTATTGGATAAGGATGATATGGCCAGCTTAAACGCACTTGATGCAGCCAGTGATAAAAGTTATCTGATCAGCAGACCATCGGTAAGGGCATTTAACGATTGCTGCAACGAGTTTTTGTATACCTGTGCAGGACTTGCAAAGGGCATCTGGCGGGAACAGCTTCCATATGTTAATTATTTATACTACCATGTAATTCAAACTGCATTAATGCAGATGATGGATTGGGATATTGCATTTCGCCATCAGTTTTTGGTAAATCCCGGTAAATCCGGGAAGTTTTACAAGGAATATCTTGAACCGGAATTTTATGCCGAACTGATCCAAACTTATCAAACTACAGATGTTAAAGAGACCTGGAACTCATTATTCATGACCATGGAACTGTTTCAAAAAATTGCCAATAACGTTACTGAACAACTAGGCGTTGCGTACCCATTGGATGAGCATCAACGCATCGCCGATTATTTACAGCACGTTAAACTGCTGCCTAAAAATTCCAATAAGATATATTCTTTGTAG
- a CDS encoding RNA polymerase sigma factor, with product MNLYRNLSDHELVELLKSADDAAYEEIYKRYWALLFRHACKILHNEDEAKDVVQDLFTALWTKRREINLNSSLSSYLYSAIRYKIFDLIDKHKVRSRYLASLESFIQEGQYSSEDAIREKQLAVLIEKEIAGLPEKMREVFELSRKSNLSHKEIAKKMGISDQTVKKQIYNAIKILRPKFGLFLIILRFFSAN from the coding sequence ATGAATTTATATAGAAATCTTTCAGATCATGAACTGGTTGAACTGTTAAAATCAGCTGATGACGCTGCTTATGAAGAAATATACAAACGATACTGGGCGCTATTGTTTCGCCATGCCTGCAAAATACTCCATAATGAAGATGAAGCTAAAGATGTTGTACAGGATCTGTTTACGGCACTTTGGACCAAAAGACGGGAAATAAACCTCAACAGCTCACTTTCCTCCTATCTCTATTCGGCAATAAGATATAAAATATTCGATCTCATCGATAAACATAAAGTACGCAGTCGATACCTGGCTTCACTGGAAAGTTTTATCCAGGAAGGGCAATATTCGTCTGAAGATGCTATCCGGGAAAAACAACTCGCGGTCTTGATTGAAAAGGAAATTGCAGGCCTACCCGAAAAAATGAGAGAAGTCTTTGAACTGAGCCGCAAAAGCAATCTCTCTCATAAAGAAATCGCTAAAAAAATGGGCATCTCCGATCAGACTGTTAAAAAACAGATCTATAACGCCATCAAAATTCTTCGCCCAAAGTTCGGCTTGTTCCTCATCATCCTTCGTTTTTTTAGCGCCAATTAA
- a CDS encoding RagB/SusD family nutrient uptake outer membrane protein, which translates to MKTKYLLSLIAILVVMASCKRYLDVKPTDFTTPETYYNTEKELDQALTGVYSALNNRGTFSRNLVYEFAHGSDEGFYKRSAEAVNPRVYNHDASNALVAETWSALYAGINNANLLLANIDHPQMDEKVRGRIRGEALFLRAFLYFQLVHLWGDVPLILTPTLSGENVNNPRTPQKVIYDQILSDMTTAEGLVGNIKDFGFPGRVSKTAVQGILARVCLKMAGEPLKEVSKFTEAKEWADKVIKSGTHKLASGYAQIFINHTQDLYDIDENIWEVEFTGNGLTDPTKTGGWFAKKFSVRNTSSELYGYGEIGATATLYLKYDDIHDVRKNRNIATYYFRTNGSTMLSDTLQYAPTAIYARETGKWRIQDETSTQRSPDFGPTNFPLLRYSDVLLMFAEAENEVNGPTQVALDAINLVRARAKARNFISADAPSKEALRRIIQDERSRELCYEGLRKFDLVRWGIFMDVMKDVEADILSNAPSNMQYSAYGYTNVKVRNLLLPIPSIELSLNNSMRQNPGF; encoded by the coding sequence ATGAAAACAAAATATTTACTATCGCTCATCGCTATCCTTGTAGTCATGGCTTCCTGCAAGCGTTACCTGGATGTAAAACCTACAGATTTTACTACACCTGAAACCTATTACAATACGGAAAAAGAACTGGATCAGGCGCTCACCGGCGTTTACAGTGCTTTGAATAATAGAGGTACCTTTAGCCGTAACCTGGTCTATGAATTTGCCCATGGTTCAGACGAAGGTTTTTATAAACGTTCCGCTGAAGCAGTAAACCCGAGGGTGTATAACCATGATGCCTCAAATGCACTTGTTGCCGAAACCTGGTCTGCCTTGTATGCCGGTATCAACAATGCCAACCTCCTTCTTGCCAATATCGATCACCCCCAAATGGACGAAAAAGTCCGTGGCCGCATTCGTGGGGAAGCCCTGTTTTTACGCGCTTTCCTTTATTTTCAACTTGTGCACCTCTGGGGTGATGTACCTTTGATCTTAACGCCTACCCTTTCAGGCGAAAATGTCAATAATCCCCGCACGCCACAAAAAGTAATATATGACCAGATTTTATCAGATATGACCACCGCAGAAGGACTGGTAGGGAACATAAAAGACTTTGGTTTCCCAGGGAGGGTAAGCAAAACAGCAGTTCAAGGGATTCTGGCTAGGGTGTGCCTGAAAATGGCCGGTGAACCATTAAAAGAGGTATCCAAATTTACGGAAGCGAAAGAATGGGCTGATAAGGTCATCAAATCAGGCACACATAAATTAGCTTCGGGTTATGCACAAATCTTCATTAACCATACACAAGACCTCTATGACATTGACGAAAACATCTGGGAAGTTGAGTTTACCGGCAACGGATTAACAGACCCCACAAAAACAGGCGGCTGGTTCGCTAAAAAATTCTCGGTTAGGAACACCAGTTCAGAACTCTATGGTTATGGGGAAATTGGTGCAACTGCTACACTATACCTGAAATATGACGACATCCATGACGTTCGTAAAAACCGCAACATTGCCACTTATTATTTCAGGACCAATGGAAGCACTATGCTGTCCGATACACTACAATATGCCCCAACAGCAATATATGCCAGGGAAACCGGTAAATGGCGTATCCAGGACGAGACCAGTACACAGCGTAGCCCTGACTTTGGTCCGACAAACTTCCCCTTGTTACGCTATTCAGATGTGCTCTTAATGTTCGCAGAAGCAGAAAATGAAGTAAATGGCCCTACACAGGTTGCACTTGACGCCATCAACCTGGTAAGAGCAAGAGCTAAAGCCAGAAACTTCATTTCTGCAGATGCCCCCTCCAAAGAAGCCCTTAGGCGCATCATTCAAGATGAACGCAGCAGAGAACTGTGCTATGAAGGTCTGCGTAAATTCGACCTCGTCAGATGGGGTATCTTCATGGACGTGATGAAAGACGTTGAGGCCGACATACTCAGCAATGCGCCAAGTAACATGCAATACAGTGCCTATGGTTATACTAACGTAAAGGTTCGGAATCTCCTCCTTCCGATACCATCAATAGAGCTGAGTTTAAACAACAGTATGAGACAAAACCCAGGATTTTAA
- a CDS encoding metallophosphoesterase family protein, whose translation MSTKNPIRQLLFTLFCLLGLSAGAQSFLPAGSIVYPFRASPLIAQTGNQFHILYNNSGERNIDSIVLKGPYSRVKVKIDSVLKGRFEYDSYTHMYTNNKIWVSIPANSPEDMYDLLVYSAGEINISRRSVKLVKTFPSKHSFIHISDTHVSRNWVGSAQNGYAEELQLLDKFITVANIIAPDFVIVTGDLIHDYTRFNKDLRGWGGDTVKSYVKLPTVEEKFRNYFEGAKGYRGVQHINAPVFSVPGNHDFYGMKETDYPAKAAQWNTLCGMRVFGMAFAGTRFLFMDDYLGDPVVDIPDKKPLSGLQGKQLLKFLETHGKGELRIIAQHKQNRADTAFLNQQKVKLIVNGHIHTPHVDTLGKTPTIRMRPGVVCRSGEAHRWELILGLFRIIRIDGDSFTFTEPLRFCSNPIEAYDKIKLNLTLNYKGDNTGKSTYNEALIANKLPENLPGCRVRFVMKKGNYTVTGGRIRQTFNSGKLSIVDVDTDVNATTSKKVSIKPKK comes from the coding sequence ATGAGCACAAAAAATCCGATCAGACAGTTGTTATTCACATTATTTTGCCTGCTTGGCCTCAGTGCCGGCGCACAATCTTTTTTACCGGCCGGAAGTATTGTTTATCCTTTCCGTGCCTCGCCCCTCATTGCACAAACCGGCAACCAGTTTCACATCCTGTACAACAATAGTGGCGAACGAAATATTGATTCCATTGTACTCAAAGGTCCTTACAGCCGGGTCAAAGTTAAAATTGACTCCGTATTAAAAGGCCGCTTTGAATACGACTCGTATACCCATATGTATACCAATAATAAGATCTGGGTCAGTATCCCGGCCAACAGCCCGGAAGACATGTATGATCTTTTGGTTTACTCGGCAGGAGAAATCAATATTTCCAGACGTTCTGTTAAACTGGTTAAAACCTTCCCCTCAAAGCACAGCTTTATCCATATATCCGATACACACGTCTCGCGGAACTGGGTCGGATCTGCCCAAAATGGTTATGCCGAGGAACTTCAGCTGCTGGACAAATTTATCACTGTTGCCAACATCATCGCACCCGATTTTGTGATTGTTACCGGTGATCTTATCCACGATTACACCCGGTTCAACAAAGATCTCAGAGGCTGGGGTGGCGATACCGTGAAGAGCTATGTTAAACTGCCTACCGTTGAAGAAAAGTTCAGAAACTATTTTGAAGGTGCCAAAGGATACAGAGGGGTGCAGCACATCAATGCACCGGTATTCTCTGTTCCCGGCAACCATGATTTTTATGGCATGAAAGAAACCGATTATCCGGCAAAAGCCGCACAATGGAATACCCTATGTGGCATGCGCGTATTTGGAATGGCCTTTGCCGGCACACGCTTTCTTTTTATGGACGATTACCTGGGTGACCCAGTTGTGGACATACCAGACAAAAAGCCCCTGTCGGGCCTCCAGGGTAAGCAGCTTTTGAAATTTCTGGAAACTCATGGAAAAGGTGAACTCCGGATCATCGCACAACACAAGCAAAACCGTGCTGATACAGCTTTTCTAAACCAGCAAAAAGTAAAACTTATCGTTAACGGCCATATCCATACGCCACACGTAGACACATTAGGTAAAACCCCAACTATCAGAATGCGTCCTGGTGTAGTTTGCCGCAGCGGGGAGGCACATCGCTGGGAACTCATACTAGGTCTTTTCCGGATTATCCGAATCGATGGTGATTCCTTTACTTTTACTGAACCCTTGCGGTTCTGTTCCAACCCTATCGAAGCTTACGATAAGATCAAGCTGAACCTAACCCTCAATTATAAGGGTGACAATACTGGTAAAAGCACGTACAACGAAGCTTTAATAGCCAATAAACTGCCAGAGAACCTCCCAGGCTGCCGGGTTCGTTTTGTGATGAAGAAAGGAAACTATACAGTTACAGGGGGCAGAATACGTCAAACTTTTAACAGTGGTAAATTGTCAATAGTTGATGTGGATACAGATGTAAATGCAACAACCAGCAAAAAAGTGAGCATTAAACCAAAAAAATAG
- a CDS encoding FecR family protein, with product MENKNADQLLKKYLEGTCTPDEKAIIESWYEKETQNRIALPGNDTDLASLEDEIWTELQKRTKKQSRPVWYPYAAAAAVIALIFSVLHFVDFGSLKSSETIFSQNKIAPGANKALLVLADGSEIDLSDAKSGLLSKQAGVRIKKAADGQLVYELLPTASEVSPGSYNTLVTPKGGQFQVNLPDGTRVWLNASSSIKFPTIFNRNERLVEVTGEAYFEVSKNRQLPFKVQTASQLIEVLGTHFNVNAYADEESTKTTLLEGSVKVSQAGGSSGIILKPGEQSILLKGTFSTTSVQQEEAIAWKNGYFQFSGEDIGMIMRKIARWYNVEIVYHKDFVNQRFSGTISRFEEVSKVLRMLELTGSVHFKTEGRRIVVMP from the coding sequence ATGGAAAATAAAAATGCAGATCAGCTCCTTAAAAAATACCTCGAGGGAACCTGTACACCCGATGAGAAAGCGATCATAGAGAGCTGGTATGAAAAAGAAACTCAGAACAGAATAGCTCTCCCCGGTAATGATACAGACTTGGCAAGCCTGGAAGATGAAATATGGACTGAACTGCAAAAAAGAACTAAAAAACAATCCAGACCTGTATGGTACCCTTACGCTGCTGCTGCTGCTGTGATCGCCCTGATCTTTTCCGTCCTGCATTTTGTTGATTTCGGCAGCCTCAAGTCGTCCGAAACTATCTTCAGCCAAAACAAGATCGCTCCGGGTGCTAATAAAGCCTTACTAGTGCTCGCCGATGGTTCCGAAATCGATCTTAGCGATGCCAAATCCGGGCTACTCAGCAAACAGGCCGGTGTACGCATCAAAAAAGCAGCCGATGGTCAGCTCGTTTATGAGCTCCTCCCTACTGCATCCGAAGTTTCACCCGGGTCCTACAATACATTGGTTACCCCTAAAGGCGGGCAATTTCAGGTAAACCTGCCAGATGGCACCAGGGTCTGGTTAAACGCATCCTCATCCATAAAGTTCCCTACCATATTCAATCGTAATGAGCGCCTTGTTGAAGTTACCGGAGAAGCTTATTTTGAAGTATCTAAAAACAGACAGCTTCCTTTTAAAGTACAAACTGCCAGTCAGCTTATAGAAGTACTGGGCACACATTTCAATGTCAACGCTTATGCAGATGAAGAAAGTACAAAAACTACCCTGCTGGAGGGTTCTGTAAAAGTAAGCCAGGCGGGCGGCAGCTCCGGAATCATTCTCAAGCCTGGCGAACAATCTATCTTACTCAAAGGCACATTCAGCACCACTTCCGTTCAGCAGGAAGAGGCCATAGCCTGGAAAAATGGTTATTTTCAGTTCAGCGGTGAAGACATCGGCATGATCATGCGTAAAATAGCACGCTGGTATAATGTAGAGATCGTTTATCATAAAGATTTTGTCAATCAAAGATTTTCAGGTACTATATCCAGGTTTGAGGAAGTCTCCAAAGTACTCCGGATGCTCGAACTTACGGGTTCCGTTCATTTTAAGACCGAAGGAAGGAGGATTGTCGTGATGCCATAA